The Erythrobacter sp. JK5 genome includes a region encoding these proteins:
- a CDS encoding magnesium chelatase subunit D, translated as MSDEAPDPLQDALLAARLLALSPGTFGGLVLRGASPARDALVAALGETISLRRLPGHIDDERLLGGIDIAASLAAGKPVEQTGLLIEAHGGALLVPMAERLDEAIAGRLSQALDEARLALVLLDDAREADEAPPRALSERCAFLCDLTHSREWQGIALPATGKMALTDVAPLDDKALTALAATAAALGIHSIRPLLFAGEAARAHAALQGRSDVVEADLAAAVRLVLAPRATQLPPVDEQPPEDAPEPPPEQGDKPSDKDGSHNDKPLEDLLVEAAAAAIPADLLAALAKGTAPRRAGGSGSGQTKKSGLRGKPLGARPGMPRGGARLALIDTLRAAVPWQAVRRREQPGAEGAILMRKDDLRVRRFEEKAARVTIFAVDASGSAAAARLAEAKGAVELMLAQAYVTRSEVALLAFRGAGAELLLPPTRSLTRARRALAELPGGGGTPLALGLNAAREVAAQVASKGRTPSLVILTDGRANVDVEGQPGRKQAGEDAENAAKAIARAAIDALVVDISARPGPEGAALATAMDARFLALPRADAKALHAAISARAPA; from the coding sequence GTGAGCGACGAAGCGCCCGACCCACTTCAGGACGCGCTGCTCGCGGCAAGACTGCTGGCCCTGTCACCCGGAACGTTCGGCGGCCTGGTGCTGCGCGGGGCGAGCCCGGCGCGCGATGCTCTGGTGGCAGCGCTTGGAGAGACAATTTCACTTCGCCGCCTCCCCGGGCATATCGACGACGAGCGGCTGCTCGGCGGGATCGACATCGCCGCGAGCCTCGCGGCCGGGAAACCGGTGGAACAGACAGGCCTGCTTATCGAAGCGCACGGCGGCGCGCTGCTGGTGCCGATGGCCGAGCGGCTCGACGAGGCCATCGCCGGGCGGTTGTCGCAGGCGCTCGACGAGGCGAGACTGGCGCTGGTGCTGCTCGACGATGCGCGCGAAGCCGACGAAGCGCCGCCGCGCGCCTTGAGCGAACGTTGCGCTTTCCTGTGTGACCTCACCCATTCGCGCGAATGGCAGGGGATCGCGCTGCCTGCGACCGGCAAGATGGCACTAACCGATGTCGCCCCGCTCGATGACAAGGCCCTGACCGCACTCGCCGCCACCGCTGCGGCCTTGGGAATCCATTCGATCCGTCCCCTGCTTTTCGCGGGCGAAGCCGCGCGAGCGCACGCTGCATTGCAGGGTCGCAGCGATGTGGTGGAGGCAGACCTCGCAGCAGCCGTGCGGCTGGTGCTCGCACCGCGCGCGACGCAGTTGCCGCCGGTCGACGAACAACCGCCCGAGGACGCGCCGGAGCCTCCGCCCGAGCAGGGCGACAAGCCGTCGGACAAGGACGGCAGCCATAACGACAAGCCGCTCGAAGACCTACTGGTCGAAGCTGCCGCCGCCGCGATCCCTGCGGACCTGCTGGCCGCATTGGCGAAGGGCACCGCACCGCGCCGGGCAGGCGGGAGCGGGTCGGGGCAGACCAAGAAATCGGGCCTGCGCGGCAAACCGCTCGGAGCGCGACCGGGAATGCCGCGCGGCGGGGCGCGACTGGCGCTGATCGACACGTTGCGCGCGGCAGTGCCGTGGCAGGCGGTGCGTCGCCGCGAACAGCCGGGTGCCGAGGGCGCGATCCTGATGCGCAAGGACGATCTCCGTGTCCGCCGGTTCGAGGAGAAGGCCGCGCGGGTCACGATCTTCGCGGTCGATGCCAGCGGATCCGCCGCCGCCGCGCGGCTGGCCGAGGCCAAGGGCGCGGTCGAGCTGATGCTGGCGCAGGCCTATGTCACTCGCAGCGAGGTTGCCTTGCTGGCGTTTCGCGGCGCAGGTGCCGAGCTGCTGCTGCCGCCCACCCGCTCGCTCACCCGCGCCCGCCGCGCTTTGGCCGAACTGCCGGGCGGCGGCGGCACACCGCTGGCTCTGGGCCTCAACGCCGCGCGCGAAGTGGCTGCTCAGGTCGCCTCCAAGGGGCGCACGCCGAGCCTCGTCATCCTTACCGACGGTCGTGCCAACGTGGATGTCGAGGGCCAGCCGGGCCGCAAGCAGGCGGGCGAAGACGCCGAGAATGCGGCGAAGGCCATCGCGCGCGCCGCGATCGACGCGCTGGTGGTCGATATCTCCGCCCGCCCCGGCCCCGAAGGCGCGGCGCTGGCCACGGCGATGGACGCCCGCTTTCTCGCTTTGCCCCGCGCCGATGCGAAGGCGCTGCACGCGGCGATCTCGGCGCGAGCCCCCGCATGA